From one Brachypodium distachyon strain Bd21 chromosome 4, Brachypodium_distachyon_v3.0, whole genome shotgun sequence genomic stretch:
- the LOC100835048 gene encoding elongin-C — protein MAAPAPAQHREAEEEAEEMAGVVKLISAEGFEFFVDKKAAMVSNTLRNMLTSPGGFAETREGEVRFPEISTAILEKICQYFYWSLHYSSGKETAEFPIEPEITLELMMAANYLDT, from the exons AtggcagcgccggcgccggcgcagcaCAGGGAAgctgaggaggaagcggaggagatggcggGCGTGGTCAAGCTCATCAGCGCCGAGGGTTTCGAGTTCTTCGTCGACAAGAAGGCCGCCATGGTCTCCAACACCCTCAGGAACATGCTCACCTCCCCTG GTGGCTTTGCCGAGACGCGCGAGGGCGAGGTCAGGTTCCCGGAGATCAGCACCGCCATCCTCGAGAAGATCTGCCAGTACTTCTACTGGTCGCTCCACTACTCTAG tGGGAAGGAGACGGCCGAGTTCCCGATCGAGCCAGAAATAACCCTGGAGCTGATGATGGCCGCAAACTATCTCGACACATGA
- the LOC100835573 gene encoding methylsterol monooxygenase 2-2 — translation MAAASPLDSAWECLIDNFSEFQLATVVTFLLHESVFFLSGIPSLLFERFGLFAKYKIQKKSNAPAYQNRCVLRLILYHVGVNLPVMIFSYPAFKFMGLRSSLPLPHWTVIVSQILFYFVLEDFIFYWGHRALHTKWLYKHVHSVHHEYATPFGLTSEYAHPAEILFLGFATIVGPALTGPHLITLWLWMVLRVLETVEAHSGYHFPWSPSNFLPLYGGSDFHDYHHRVLFTKSGNYASTFVYMDWLFGTDKGYRKIKAIEGEEGKHL, via the exons atggcggccgcttccccCCTCGACTCCGCCTGGGAG TGCCTGATCGACAACTTCAGCGAGTTCCAGCTCGCCACCGTCGTCACCTTCCTTCTCCACGAgagcgtcttcttcctctccggcatcccctccctcctcttcgAGCGCTTCGGACTCTTCGCCAAGTACAAGATCCAG aagaagagcaacgCCCCTGCTTACCAGAACAGATGTGTGCTGCGTCTCATTCTATACCATGTCGGTGTGAATTTGCCAGTCATGATTTTCTCCTATCCCGCCTTTAAATTCATGGGGCTGAGAAGCTCTCTTCCTCTGCCACACTG GACGGTCATTGTATCTCaaattcttttctattttgtaCTTGAGGATTTCATATTCTATTGGGGGCACAGGGCTCTGCATACCAAATGGCTATACAAGCATGTCCACAGTGTCCACCACGA ATATGCTACACCATTCGGCTTAACTTCGGAATATGCGCACCCTGCTGAAATTTTGTTCCTGGGATTCGCCACGATTGTTGGCCCTGCCCTGACTGGCCCTCATTTGATCACTCTATGGCTGTGGATGGTGTTGAGGGTGTTGGAAACAGTTGAAGCTCACAGTGGGTATCACTTCCCATGGAGCCCATCGAATTTCCTTCCACTGTATGGAGG CTCTGACTTCCATGACTACCATCACCGTGTTCTCTTCACCAAGTCAGGAAACTATGCGTCTACTTTTGTTTACATGGACTG GTTGTTTGGCACGGATAAAGGTTACCGCAAGATAAAGGCCatcgaaggggaagaagggaaGCATTTGTAA
- the LOC100839544 gene encoding tropinone reductase homolog At5g06060 → MARDDSSEKLRWSLAGKTALVTGGTKGIGHAIVEELAALGARVHTCSRNAADLDRCRRQWQSKGLHHITASVCDVSVRADRESLVDTVRGLFHGDLHILVNNAGQSLYKPAAETTPDDYARLMAINLDPCFHLAQLAHPLLRHAKASSVVYMSSVTGFIAYPALSVYSLTKGGMHQLSRSLAAEWAAQGIRVNCVAPGGVETEFSANTLATDPDMARRLAEMETARVPMRRFCKPHEVAALVAFLCMPGAGYITGQVICVDGGRTIAAKL, encoded by the coding sequence ATGGCAAGGGATGATTCTTCAGAGAAGCTCCGGTGGAGCCTGGCCGGCAAGACGGCGCTGGTCACCGGAGGAACCAAAGGGATCGGCCACGCCATCGTCGAGGAGCTAGCTGCCCTCGGTGCCAGGGTGCACACCTGCTCTCGCAACGCCGCCGACCTTGACCGATGCCGCCGGCAATGGCAGAGCAAGGGCCTCCACCACATCACCGCCTCCGTCTGCGACGTCTCGGTTCGCGCAGACAGGGAGAGCCTCGTCGACACCGTCCGCGGCCTCTTCCACGGCGACCTCCACATCCTCGTCAACAACGCCGGCCAGTCACTCTACAAGCCCGCCGCCGAAACCACGCCGGACGATTACGCCCGCCTCATGGCCATCAACCTCGACCCCTGCTTCCACCTCGCCCAGCTCGCGCACCCGCTGCTCCGGCATGCCAAGGCGTCCTCGGTCGTCTACATGTCCTCCGTCACCGGCTTCATCGCCTACCCGGCGCTCTCCGTCTACTCACTCACCAAGGGGGGAATGCACCAGCTCTCCAGGAGCCTCGCTGCAGAGTGGGCGGCGCAAGGCATCCGTGTCAACTGCGTCGCCCCTGGCGGCGTCGAAACCGAGTTCTCCGCCAACACGCTCGCCACAGACCCGGACATGGCACGGAGGCTCGCCGAGATGGAGACGGCAAGGGTGCCCATGCGCCGCTTCTGCAAGCCCCATGAGGTcgccgccctcgtcgccttcctctgCATGCCCGGCGCCGGATACATCACCGGCCAGGTCATCTGCGTCGACGGCGGACGCACCATAGCAGCCAAGCTATGA
- the LOC100839848 gene encoding uncharacterized protein LOC100839848, with protein sequence MSRRRKKPKLEPEKASSKDSPSPSVYLVVGHGVTSPAYSVIKVHPFAADAGSGGTPTPIPPHLARLEAKHCMSFVPVRSIHGPWIVGVGGNRAPDYAPETVVFDTNTGAVIPGPKPLSTKLYPVLLPLGDKIYALARTPAVIGDVNFVPWFELLDLSQAQVGEDGRLVGCQWEELPRPPFFPWDLTPRSYLFPREFTIKSHVAVAGSYILVSITEKISIHRPSITEQQTGTHMFDVAKNRWAKLDDKDLPFIGGAIPHGPLLVLGLSSATRRITAYKITVCSSAPSLSILEFPISTGRDDAKGEEEELLSTRRFVSLSKPADNPGFCSFRCCSHDPPAASIPELMWKDHTCELVTMTTYTTESQDCCVESTRSLVVCNQWKQVYLVSDPLRRLTSPCLENIISF encoded by the coding sequence ATgtcgcggcggaggaagaagccgaagctggagccggagaaggcgtCCTCAAAGGATTCTCCTTCGCCGTCAGTGTACCTAGTGGTAGGCCATGGAGTCACTAGCCCTGCCTACTCCGTGATCAAGGTTCACCCCTTCGCTGCTGatgccggctccggcggcaccCCGACACCGATTCCGCCCCACCTCGCCCGCCTGGAAGCCAAGCACTGCATGTCGTTCGTCCCCGTGCGGTCGATTCACGGCCCGTGgatcgtcggcgtcggcggcaaCCGTGCCCCGGACTACGCCCCGGAGACTGTCGTCTTCGACACCAACACAGGCGCCGTGATCCCGGGACCCAAGCCTCTGTCCACCAAGCTCTACCCGGTCCTGCTGCCGCTCGGCGACAAGATCTACGCCCTGGCAAGGACACCCGCCGTGATAGGGGATGTCAATTTCGTGCCCTGGTTCGAGCTGCTCGATCTCTCCCAAGCACAGGTGGGAGAAGATGGCCGTCTCGTGGGCTGCCAATGGGAGGagctgccgcggccgccctTCTTCCCCTGGGACCTCACACCAAGGTCATACCTCTTCCCGCGGGAGTTCACAATCAAGTCCCATGTAGCCGTGGCCGGCTCCTACATTCTGGTCTCGATAACCGAGAAGATCAGCATCCACAGGCCGTCGATAACTGAGCAGCAGACGGGCACACACATGTTCGACGTGGCGAAGAATCGATGGGCCAAATTGGATGATAAGGACCTGCCCTTCATCGGCGGCGCCATCCCTCACGGCCCCCTTCTCGTCCTCGGCTTGTCGAGCGCCACCCGACGAATCACCGCTTACAAGATCACAGTCTGCAGCAGCGCACCATCCTTGTCAATCCTAGAGTTCCCGATATCGACCGGCCGTGATGATGccaagggggaggaggaggagcttctaAGCACCCGCAGATTTGTTTCTCTCAGTAAACCTGCGGACAACCCTGGTTTCTGCTCGTTTAGATGTTGCAGCCATGACCCCCCTGCAGCATCAATTCCCGAACTGATGTGGAAGGATCATACGTGCGAACTTGTCACCATGACGACATACACAACTGAGTCACAAGATTGCTGCGTCGAGTCTACTCGCAGTCTTGTAGTCTGCAACCAGTGGAAACAGGTTTATCTTGTCTCTGATCCACTCCGGAGACTTACTTCGCCATGCCTGGAAAATATAATATCCTTTTGA
- the LOC104584416 gene encoding ribulose bisphosphate carboxylase/oxygenase activase B, chloroplastic, whose amino-acid sequence MVPGQLLCAMGNGCFVSFDVDDPETDDDKRRWRDKARIVHRIYSQVLDAETKSVVTALQQEHVYKLRDPYHHLDPPTRVVAAVSTPSSFLGKKLKKQSNNCFSNNGGSSKTIKSSRPSLVRVMAAANKDVDEGKQTDGDRWRGLAYDISDDQQDITRGKGIVDALFQAPMGDGTHEAVLSSYEYISQGLRQYDFDNTMDGLYIAPAFMDKLVVHLAKNFMTLPNIKVPLILGIWGGKGQGKSFQCELVFAKMGINPIMMSAGELESGNAGEPAKLIRQRYREAADIIKKGKMCCLFINDLDAGAGRMGGTTQYTVNNQMVNATLMNIADAPTNVQLPGMYNKEENPRVPIIVTGNDFSTLYAPLIRDGRMEKFYWAPTREDRIGVCKGIFRTDGVPDEAVVRLVDMFPGQSIDFFGALRARVYDDEVRKWVGEIGVENISKRLVNSKEGPPKFEQPKMTISKLMEYGHMLVQEQENVKRVQLADKYLSEAALGEANDDAMKTGSFYAKAT is encoded by the exons ATGGTGCCGGGGCAGCTCTTGtgcgccatggggaacggcTGTTTCGTTTCTTTCGACGTTGATGATCCCGAAACAGATGATGAcaagcggcggtggcgggacAAAGCACGCATTGTTCATCGCATCTACTCTCAGGTTCTCGACGCCGAGACCAAATCGGTTGTCACAGCGTTGCAGCAGGAGCACGTTTACAAACTGCGTGATCCATACCATCATTTGGATCCTCCTACTCGTGTGGTTGCTGCG GTATCGACCCCAAGCAGCTTCCTTGGGAAGAAGCTGAAGAAGCAGAGCAACAACTGCTTCTCCAACAAtggcggcagcagcaagaCCATCAAGAGCAGCAGGCCGTCGCTGGTCAGggtcatggcggcggcgaataAGGACGTCGACGAAGGGAAGCAGACGGACGGCGACCGGTGGAGGGGGCTCGCCTACGACATCTCCGACGACCAGCAGGACATCACCCGTGGCAAAGGCATCGTGGACGCCCTCTTCCAGGCCCCCATGGGCGACGGCACCCACGAGGCCGTCCTCAGCTCCTACGAGTACATCAGCCAGGGCCTCCGGCAGTACGACTTCGACAACACCATGGACGGGCTCTACATCGCCCCGGCTTTCATGGACAAGCTCGTCGTGCACCTGGCCAAGAACTTCATGACCCTGCCCAACATCAAGGTCCCTCTGATTCTGGGCATCTGGGgtggcaaggggcaggggaaATCGTTCCAATGTGAGCTTGTGTTTGCAAAGATGGGGATCAACCCGATCATGATGAGTGCTGGGGAGCTCGAGAGCGGCAATGCCGGTGAGCCGGCGAAGCTGATCCGGCAGCGGTaccgggaggcggcggacaTTATCAAGAAGGGCAAGATGTGCTGTCTATTCATCAATGATCTCGATGCCGGGGCCGGGAGGATGGGTGGAACCACGCAGTACACGGTGAACAACCAGATGGTGAACGCTACGCTGATGAACATCGCTGACGCGCCGACCAATGTGCAACTTCCAGGGATGTACAACAAGGAGGAGAACCCCCGGGTGCCGATCATAGTCACCGGCAACGACTTCTCCACCCTCTACGCGCCGCTCATCCGAGACGGGCGCATGGAGAAGTTCTACTGGGCGCCGACCCGCGAGGACCGCATTGGCGTGTGCAAGGGCATTTTCCGCACCGATGGCGTCCCCGACGAGGCGGTGGTTAGGCTCGTCGACATGTTCCCGGGGCAGAGCATCGACTTCTTCGGCGCGCTGCGTGCCAGGGTTTACGATGACGAGGTGCGGAAATGGGTCGGGGAAATCGGTGTGGAGAACATTTCCAAGAGGCTGGTGAACTCGAAGGAGGGCCCGCCCAAGTTCGAGCAGCCGAAGATGACAATCAGTAAGCTCATGGAGTATGGGCACATGCTTGTCCAGGAGCAGGAGAACGTGAAGAGGGTGCAGCTTGCAGACAAGTACCTCAGTGAGGCTGCACTGGGTGAAGCCAACGACGACGCCATGAAGACCGGGTCCTTCTACGCCAAGGCCACTTGA
- the LOC100836073 gene encoding ribulose bisphosphate carboxylase/oxygenase activase A, chloroplastic isoform X1: protein MSATFSSTVGAPASTPTSFLGKKLKKQVTSAVNYHGKSTKANRFTVMAKEVDESKQTDQDRWKGLAYDISDDQQDITRGKGIVDSLFQAPMGDGTHVAVLSSQEYISQGLRKYDFDNTMGGFYIAPAFMDKLVVHLSKNFMTLPNIKVPLILGIWGGKGQGKSFQCELVFAKMGINPIMMSAGELESGNAGEPAKLIRQRYREAADLIKKGKMCCLFINDLDAGAGRMGGTTQYTVNNQMVNATLMNIADAPTNVQLPGMYNKEENPRVPIIVTGNDFSTLYAPLIRDGRMEKFYWAPTREDRIGVCRGIFQTDNISDESVIKIVDTFPGQSIDFFGALRARVYDDEVRKWVSSTGIENIGKKLVNSKDGPVSFEQPKMTIEKLLEYGHMLVQEQDNVKRVQLADKYMSEAALGDANSDAMKTGSFYGKGAQQGNLPVPEGCTDRNAENYDPTARSDDGSCLYTF from the exons ATGTCTGCTACCTTCTCGTCCACCGTCGGAGCTCCG GCTTCTACGCCAACCAGCTTCCTTGGGAAGAAGCTCAAGAAGCAGGTGACCTCGGCCGTGAACTACCATGGCAAGAGCACCAAGGCCAACAGATTCACAGTCATGGCCAAGGAGGTGGACGAGTCAAAGCAGACTGACCAGGACAGGTGGAAGGGCCTCGCCTACGATATCTCCGACGACCAGCAGGACATCACCAGGGGGAAGGGTATCGTCGACTCGCTCTTCCAGGCGCCCATGGGCGACGGTACCCACGTGGCCGTCCTCAGCTCCCAAGAGTACATCAGCCAGGGCCTAAGGAAGTACGACTTCGACAACACCATGGGAGGCTTCTACATCGCCCCAGCCTTCATGGACAAGCTCGTCGTCCACCTCTCCAAGAACTTCATGACCCTGCCCAACATCAAG GTGCCACTCATCTTGGGTATCTGGGGAGGCAAGGGTCAAGGAAAATCCTTCCAATGTGAGCTTGTCTTCGCCAAGATGGGCATCAA CCCAATCATGATGAGTGCCGGAGAGCTGGAGAGCGGAAACGCCGGAGAGCCAGCCAAGCTGATCAGGCAGCGGTACCGTGAGGCCGCAGACTTGATCAAGAAGGGTAAGATGTGCTGCCTCTTCATCAACGATCTCGACGCTGGTGCGGGTCGGATGGGCGGGACCACCCAGTACACTGTCAACAACCAGATGGTTAACGCCACCCTGATGAACATCGCGGATGCCCCCACCAACGTGCAGCTCCCTGGGATGTACAACAAGGAGGAAAACCCCCGTGTGCCCATCATCGTCACTGGTAACGATTTCTCCACGCTCTACGCGCCACTCATCCGTGACGGTCGTATGGAGAAGTTCTACTGGGCCCCCACCCGCGAAGACCGTATCGGTGTATGCAGGGGTATCTTCCAAACTGACAACATCAGCGACGAGTCCGTCATCAAGATCGTAGACACCTTCCCAGGCCAATCCATCG ACTTTTTCGGAGCGCTGCGTGCCCGGGTGTACGACGATGAGGTGCGCAAGTGGGTCAGCTCAACCGGAATAGAGAACATCGGCAAGAAGCTGGTGAACTCGAAGGATGGACCGGTGTCCTTTGAGCAGCCAAAGATGACAATCGAGAAGCTCCTGGAGTACGGCCACATGCTCGTCCAAGAGCAGGACAATGTCAAGCGTGTGCAGCTTGCTGACAAGTACATGAGCGAGGCTGCTCTGGGAGATGCTAACTCAGATGCCATGAAGACTGGTTCCTTCTACG GTAAAGGAGCACAACAAGGTAATTTGCCCGTCCCAGAAGGTTGCACTGACCGGAATGCCGAGAACTACGACCCAACAGCAAGGAGTGACGACGGCAGCTGCCTTTACACCTTTTAA
- the LOC100836073 gene encoding ribulose bisphosphate carboxylase/oxygenase activase A, chloroplastic isoform X2: MSATFSSTVGAPASTPTSFLGKKLKKQVTSAVNYHGKSTKANRFTVMAKEVDESKQTDQDRWKGLAYDISDDQQDITRGKGIVDSLFQAPMGDGTHVAVLSSQEYISQGLRKYDFDNTMGGFYIAPAFMDKLVVHLSKNFMTLPNIKVPLILGIWGGKGQGKSFQCELVFAKMGINPIMMSAGELESGNAGEPAKLIRQRYREAADLIKKGKMCCLFINDLDAGAGRMGGTTQYTVNNQMVNATLMNIADAPTNVQLPGMYNKEENPRVPIIVTGNDFSTLYAPLIRDGRMEKFYWAPTREDRIGVCRGIFQTDNISDESVIKIVDTFPGQSIDFFGALRARVYDDEVRKWVSSTGIENIGKKLVNSKDGPVSFEQPKMTIEKLLEYGHMLVQEQDNVKRVQLADKYMSEAALGDANSDAMKTGSFYG, from the exons ATGTCTGCTACCTTCTCGTCCACCGTCGGAGCTCCG GCTTCTACGCCAACCAGCTTCCTTGGGAAGAAGCTCAAGAAGCAGGTGACCTCGGCCGTGAACTACCATGGCAAGAGCACCAAGGCCAACAGATTCACAGTCATGGCCAAGGAGGTGGACGAGTCAAAGCAGACTGACCAGGACAGGTGGAAGGGCCTCGCCTACGATATCTCCGACGACCAGCAGGACATCACCAGGGGGAAGGGTATCGTCGACTCGCTCTTCCAGGCGCCCATGGGCGACGGTACCCACGTGGCCGTCCTCAGCTCCCAAGAGTACATCAGCCAGGGCCTAAGGAAGTACGACTTCGACAACACCATGGGAGGCTTCTACATCGCCCCAGCCTTCATGGACAAGCTCGTCGTCCACCTCTCCAAGAACTTCATGACCCTGCCCAACATCAAG GTGCCACTCATCTTGGGTATCTGGGGAGGCAAGGGTCAAGGAAAATCCTTCCAATGTGAGCTTGTCTTCGCCAAGATGGGCATCAA CCCAATCATGATGAGTGCCGGAGAGCTGGAGAGCGGAAACGCCGGAGAGCCAGCCAAGCTGATCAGGCAGCGGTACCGTGAGGCCGCAGACTTGATCAAGAAGGGTAAGATGTGCTGCCTCTTCATCAACGATCTCGACGCTGGTGCGGGTCGGATGGGCGGGACCACCCAGTACACTGTCAACAACCAGATGGTTAACGCCACCCTGATGAACATCGCGGATGCCCCCACCAACGTGCAGCTCCCTGGGATGTACAACAAGGAGGAAAACCCCCGTGTGCCCATCATCGTCACTGGTAACGATTTCTCCACGCTCTACGCGCCACTCATCCGTGACGGTCGTATGGAGAAGTTCTACTGGGCCCCCACCCGCGAAGACCGTATCGGTGTATGCAGGGGTATCTTCCAAACTGACAACATCAGCGACGAGTCCGTCATCAAGATCGTAGACACCTTCCCAGGCCAATCCATCG ACTTTTTCGGAGCGCTGCGTGCCCGGGTGTACGACGATGAGGTGCGCAAGTGGGTCAGCTCAACCGGAATAGAGAACATCGGCAAGAAGCTGGTGAACTCGAAGGATGGACCGGTGTCCTTTGAGCAGCCAAAGATGACAATCGAGAAGCTCCTGGAGTACGGCCACATGCTCGTCCAAGAGCAGGACAATGTCAAGCGTGTGCAGCTTGCTGACAAGTACATGAGCGAGGCTGCTCTGGGAGATGCTAACTCAGATGCCATGAAGACTGGTTCCTTCTACGGTTAG